The genome window CTTCGCACCACTCGAGCTGCTTCTCCATGTTCTCGCGAATCAGGTGCATCGGGACGTGGCCCGGCCCCTCGTTCATCACCTGCACGTCGTGCTCCCAGGCGATGCGGGTCAGCTCGCCCTGGGTGCGCAACTCGGCGAACTGCGCCTCGTCGTTGGCGTCCGCGATGGAGCCGGGCCGCAGGCCGTCCCCCAGCGAGAACGAGACGTCGTAGGCCTGCATGATCTCGCAGATCTCGCGGAAATGCGTGTACGCGAAGTTCTCCTGGTGGTGCGCGAGACACCACTTGGCGTGGATCGACCCGCCGCGCGACACGATGCCGGTCAATCGTCCCGCCGTCAGCGGCACGTACCGCAGCAGCACGCCGGCGTGCACCGTGAAGTAGTCGACCCCCTGCTCCGCCTGCTCGATCAGGGTGTCGCGATAGATCTCCCAGGTCAGCTCCTCCGGCCGCCCGTCGACCTTCTCCAGGGCCTGGTAGATGGGCACGGTGCCGACCGGCACGGGCGCATTGCGGATGATCCACTCGCGCGTCTCGTGGATGTCGGCGCCGGTGGACAGATCCATGATGGTGTCGGCGCCCCACAACGTCGCCCAGCGCAGCTTCTCCACCTCCTCGTCAATCGACGAGCTGACGGCGGAGTTCCCGATGTTGGCGTTGATCTTCACCAGGAAGTTGCGGCCGATCGCCATCGGCTCGAGTTCCGGATGGTTGATGTTGGCCGGGATGATCGCTCTTCCGCGGGCTACCTCGGCGCGGACGAAATCCGGTTCGAAGCCCTCGCGCAAAGCGACGAACTCCATCTCCTGGGTCACCTCGCCCTTGCGGGCGTAGTGCATCTGCGTGACGGAGCCCGCGCCGCGCATGACCGGCCGATGCAGCGAGGCCGGTATCTGCTCGGAGCCGTGCGCGGCGCCCGCCGGCGCGACCTCGGCGACGTCCCCGCGGGCGGCCGTCCACTCGCGCCGCAGAGGCGGCAGGCCGGCCCGCGCGTCGGTCTGGTGGGGACCGCTCGTGTCGTAGACCTGCAGGGGCGGCTCCCCGTCCGACAACGCGATCCGG of Acidobacteriota bacterium contains these proteins:
- the thiC gene encoding phosphomethylpyrimidine synthase ThiC — encoded protein: MPSLESRFAEAFPNSTKVHVEGGRVRVPMRRIALSDGEPPLQVYDTSGPHQTDARAGLPPLRREWTAARGDVAEVAPAGAAHGSEQIPASLHRPVMRGAGSVTQMHYARKGEVTQEMEFVALREGFEPDFVRAEVARGRAIIPANINHPELEPMAIGRNFLVKINANIGNSAVSSSIDEEVEKLRWATLWGADTIMDLSTGADIHETREWIIRNAPVPVGTVPIYQALEKVDGRPEELTWEIYRDTLIEQAEQGVDYFTVHAGVLLRYVPLTAGRLTGIVSRGGSIHAKWCLAHHQENFAYTHFREICEIMQAYDVSFSLGDGLRPGSIADANDEAQFAELRTQGELTRIAWEHDVQVMNEGPGHVPMHLIRENMEKQLEWCEEAPFYTLGPLTTDIAPGYDHLTSAIGAAMIGWYGTAMLCYVTPKEHLGLPNRDDVKAGVIAYKIAAHAADLAKGHPRAQAWDDALSKARFEFRWQDQFNLALDPVTARAYHDETLPADGAKVAHFCSMCGPKFCSMEITQQIRDFAAERGVGEEQAVEVGLDEKSAEFRERREIYVPAK